The following proteins are co-located in the Primulina tabacum isolate GXHZ01 chromosome 11, ASM2559414v2, whole genome shotgun sequence genome:
- the LOC142518978 gene encoding telomere repeat-binding factor 1-like, producing the protein MGAPKQKWTPEEEAALKAGVLKHGSGKWRTILKDPQFSGVLYLRSNVDLKDKWRNLSVMTNGWGSWERTRLTLKRMHPSTKNGDSSAVLSSLSQSDDESPSVRPLAISGGSSPNDGPKRCVMRLDNLIMEAINNLREHGGSNKIAIASYIEDQYWAPPNFKRILSAKLKHLAATGKLIKMKRKYRIAAISTLSERRNPAAPAPEGRHKNFPKIDRDDISNFAKSHIDLELVDMSNMTPQEASAAAAQAVTEAEAAMAEAEAAALEAEAAEADAEAAQAFADVALKTLKGRSTSGMNVQMVQA; encoded by the exons ATGGGAGCACCTAAACAGAAGTGGACTCCTGAAGAAGAAGCTGCTCTTAAAGCTGGAGTCCTTAAGCATGGTTCTGGAAAATGGCGTACGATTCTGAAAGACCCGCAATTTAGTGGAGTTTTGTATCTCCGATCTAATGTTGATCTCAAG GACAAGTGGCGGAACCTGAGTGTTATGACGAATGGATGGGGATCTTGGGAAAGGACCAGGCTAACATTGAAAAGGATGCATCCTTCCACTAAGAATGGAGACAGCTCTGCGGTTCTTTCAAGCTTAAGTCAGAGCGATGACGAATCACCCAGTGTGCGGCCTCTTGCTATTTCAGGTGGTTCTTCACCAAATGATGGTCCAAAGAGATGTGTCATGAG ACTGGACAATCTCATTATGGAGGCAATAAATAACCTGAGGGAGCATGGTGGTTCGAACAAGATAGCCATAGCATCATACATAGAG GATCAATACTGGGCTCCTCCAAACTTTAAGAGGATATTGTCAGCAAAGTTGAAGCATTTGGCTGCAACTGGAAAACTTATTAAG ATGAAGCGCAAATATAGGATTGCTGCAATTTCTACATTATCTGAAAGAAGAAATCCTGCCGCTCCTGCTCCGGAAGGAAGACATAAAAATTTTCCGAAAATTGACCGTGATGATATTAGTAATTTCGCTAAATCTCATATTGATTTAGAGTTAGTCGATATGAGTAATATGACTCCACAAGAAGCCTCTGCCGCTGCAGCTCAAGCAGTTACCGAAGCAGAAGCTGCAATGGCTGAAGCAGAAGCAGCAGCACTAGAGGCTGAGGCAGCAGAAGCTGATGCTGAAGCGGCACAAGCTTTTGCAGATGTAGCACTGAAGACGCTTAAAGGAAGAAGTACATCTGGAATG AATGTACAGATGGTTCAGGCATGA
- the LOC142518227 gene encoding protein CYSTEINE-RICH TRANSMEMBRANE MODULE 13-like gives MSYYNQNQPPVGVPPPQGYPPEGYGKDAYPPPGYPPQGYPQQGYPPQGYPPQGYPPQYAPQYAPPPPQKQSGSGFMEGCLAALCCCCLLDACF, from the exons ATGAGTTACTACAACCAAAACCAACCCCCTGTTGGTGTTCCACCTCCTCAAG GATATCCACCGGAGGGGTATGGAAAGGATGCGTATCCGCCACCAGGCTACCCGCCGCAAGGGTACCCACAGCAGGGCTACCCGCCGCAGGGCTACCCACCCCAAGGATATCCTCCGCAGTACGCCCCACAATACGCGCCTCCTCCTCCTCAGAAGCAATCCGGTTCCGGCTTTATGGAAGGATG TTTGGCTGCACTATGCTGCTGTTGCCTCCTTGATGCATGCTTCTGA